The following is a genomic window from Miscanthus floridulus cultivar M001 chromosome 14, ASM1932011v1, whole genome shotgun sequence.
AAACAAAGATACCTTGCGTGTATAGAAACATATTCAAGCCACAAATCACATTTCAAGCCACGAATCTTTTGTTGCAAAAAAAACATTGTAATTAGCCAGATGAAATTTACAAGATCAAATCTTTTAGTTCAATAGACTAAGCAAATTTATCGACAAGCATAAATAATACATAATAAGTCAACACATCTGTCAAGTGCACAAAAACATTCTACCATACAGAGAGCTGAAAGAGCAACAGCTGGCCGTGGCTAAGTGATGAAAAAACTCTATATAACATGTATGCTAGAATTTGAACAACATGGAGCTGGTGCTCTCTTGCAGAAAAGAACGGATATAATAAGGTGGCAAGATAATATTTGTAAAATTGTTTGATATTTGGCAACTAGAAATGCAGCACTAGATGGCCACTATAAGAATAGCTGCTCCACACAATTATTCATGAATATAACCACGTATCAATTTCTATAAGCTAGCATGAACTGAAATACTAGTATAGGGAGGCAGGTTACAGGTAGAAGAGAAATGATGTGCTTTCCAATAATAAATATCAAATCCTCCCTCAATGTAAATGTGTTTTCAATGAAGAATCCAGAAGTACTAACTCTATGTTCTCAATCTACACAAATGTTGACATATTGATGATTAAATAAATTGACTATTTGACAACAGAGATCATACAACAACTTGGAATTAGAGGGAGCAAAGATCAAGGTTCGATATCCAGATCGTTTTTGGCAGCCAGAGGAGAACTTCAAACATATTCACATGGATGCAGATGGCAAAACATTGATCCTTCATACAATTGCAATTGAAAGTGCCATTGATCGTTGTTAAATGCAGGACAAGGTAGATGCTTTTAAAGAATTGAAAATCTTGTGAGCTTTCATAACAAGATGAATAGTGGTAATTGACAAAATGACAAGTCAAAGTGCAATGAAAGAATATTGGTGATTTGTGATAGCAAAATTGAAATCCATGTATATTAAATTGTTCTCTAATTATGTGTCCATGCATCAGATCATTTACATATAAAtttaaaaagaaaagaatcatAAACAAGATTAGATAAGCTGTAAATGAATGTACCTAGTTTTGTCTAttcatttagaaaaaaaaaactaattccaTATTGCAACAGATTAACCTTTTCTTGTCGCAGAGGGACCTCATATCTAAATGGGGAATAATCACATTAACATCATCCTAGAGAGAAAAGCAGCTCCAACACATGAAAAAGGCCACTAAAAAAACATGTACTTACCATTGTTGTGTGCTCTAAAAAACAATCCTTTCTGGGTTGTCAAGCATCTTATCAACCAGCTCCAACCGGAATCTAAAGACATTGAATCAGAATCTATTTAGAATACCGCATTCCTATACTATACAGCTTAAATTTACAAATATTCATTTGAGGAACTGCGAGCTGCTGCAAATAGAGGTGGATGCTTGGTGGCCATCGTTCTAGTGGAAGAACCTCTCACAGGTGGAAGAAGAAAAATCAGAAATTAATGTGGAAAAATAATACCCAACAGGTGGAagaaaaatgagaaattaaaaTGCAAGAATTATAAATGTGAACCACAACGACAAGGTGAAGTCCCGGTACCTAGAGGGGACGCGGCAGCTTTGCTCGGCGTTGAATGTCTGCTGGCCAAGACGTGGTATTCCCGCGCGCTGCGGCTGCCGGACACTACCGTGGCCGTGCAAGTCTGCTGCTCCAACACCCTCAAGCAGCTGCAGCAGGCTGCGGCCAACGGCGGCAAGGCGCGATTGGCGGTGTCCCATCTCCGTCCCCTCAAGGCCTCAAGGATGCGAAGCAGGGCAGCGACGGTGGGTTGTGGGGCGACACTGGCGGGGGCGGCACCGGCGGCGAGCGGACGGGGGTCCGGCGGAGGTGGGTTGAGGAGGAGCGCCGGCAGGGGTTGGTCCGGAGCAGGCGAGCGGAGAGGGGGCGGACGGGCGGTGCCGGCGTAGGAAGGGAAGAGACCGAGCGGATGGGGGTGAGGAAATTGAAACCGCATTTGGGTTGGGGAGCTCCCGAGCTGCTAAACCAATCGAGCTCGTCCGTTGGTGGGCCAGGCCTGTGAGCCTAAATGGCGGGGTGCAGGCGCGGTGGGCCTATTTGTCTGCCTACAGGACGCTGGGTACTAAATAATTATTTAGTACACAGGTACTATATagtaatactatatatatatatatatatatatgatttaaGTAGTAGTCTAGTCTACCTTTTATCTTTGGTGTATATATATTTTTGTGTGCTTAGTATcattaaataaataatatttatctgtATTTTTGGTCTTGATCAACATGGGCAGCAAAACTAAACGAAGATGAGATGGATCCGTCCGAGGAGCACGTGAAACGGGCAGGGGATGAAGGAGAAAGGGCTCCTGCGGAAGATCAGGTACTAACACAGGAGACCTACTGTGAACCCAAACTTAAAATGAGTCTCTAACATAATATATAtagtctccaacagagtacctatatgtaAAATCTATTTTAGGTGTCAAGAGAAGCATAACCAAAATCTAAGTATACTCTCTCCTGAAGATCCATTTACAGAAAATgttgtcttttgggtcttgtcGTTGGAGAAAACCGCAGGCACTCATACGGATGGCTGCAAGGATAGTCGTGCAGCTACAATTGGATTTATTTGCCGCCGATGGATACAGGTGTCACGTATGGTGCTACCATCGGTCTGTTCCACCACAGCCACAGAGAAGCTTATAATCATACTGATGTCAACATTACATATGCCTTACTTTGTTGTACTGCTGCAATAGAACTTTTTGTCTGCTACACCTATTTTGTCTATGGAGAGGGATAGATCTACTGCCCATGATCCATCATTGGAACAGTGGTCAGAGATGGTCGCTCAATATAGCCTCAGAGTACTTCGCCCGCAACAAAAAAACACAGCAAGAAAATGAGGATTTTAAGTATGTTTGGATGCAAGGACCTGGTGGACCAACACTGATGCATGAAGCCGGGCCGCTCGTTCGACAACATCACGGGGTCGGTTCTTCGGTATCTCAGAGCTGGATGGGAGAAGAAAATACAAGACCCTGTTAGCTACCGCAGGTTCAACGACAACAGGGGCCAGCAGGCACTTGAGGGCTATGAAGTTGAAGACAAGCTGGGCTGGAGCATCAAGAGGCCATTCGATGCAATGAGAGTGTCCTCTGGCACATCGCCACGGATTTCTGCTTCTTCTTGAGCAACTTTTCAGAGAATGATAGGGTCGAAATACCAATAACCAAGAACATATTTCGGCAGCTATGGGCAACTGCAGTGCCTCCCAAGGCATTATTACCTTTCCAATGCAGGCAGATGTCAAACTACATGGTGTACCTACTATTTGTTAATCCTGAGATGCTATTGCCTGGGACTAGGCGGAATCTCTCCACTACAGCCTACGATGAGCTCAGTGATATCCTCAGGGCACCGGAGATCACGTGGCGTCAAGTGTGGTCGAATGTGTCTTTTAGAGTCCTTTATGATATCATGTTTTCTATCAGGTACCCCTTCGCACCGTGCGATCATTGGCCGCAGAAGTCAGAGAAAGAAGTGGAGTCAGAGCACATGAAAAGAGTGATCAGTGTCATGGAGAAGAAGTCAGAGAAAGGAGTGGAGTCAGAAGAAGCAGGTTCTAAAGAGGAGTCAAACGAGAAACTCATCAATAATGCCTGGGCTCTTGCCCAAGGGTTGATGAGAAGACATGGGAAGTGATCCAGGGCGTCTGGGTGGAGAAGCTGTGCTTCTCCGCCGGCAGATGCATAGGATATCTGCACGCCAAGGCTCTGGGCTCAGGCCCGGAGTTCCTCTCCTTCCTACGTCTGGCTCCTGATGTTCTACATGGGGATGGAGACCTTCTCGGAGAGGCTGCAGAGGGAAAGGGAGGAGCTCCCGAGCCGGGAAGCAAACAACAACGCCCGCCTTCCGACGCTCCCAATGGCAACGCCACAGCTTCCTGGATCCCCAGTCCCGGCGCTTCATCACCTTCCCATCTCCACATCGGCGCGACTGCATCCAATTCCGAGATTCACATCGCCGACATGGTTCGACAAGCTGTTCGACGCGTGTTTGTGTCACTTTTTCTTATTTCCATTTGCTTTCTCATTGGAGATTGTTTATTGATCGTTGTGGACGCCTGTGGCCATGATATTTCTCTTCTCCTGATTGTTCCTCGTATCAATAAAAGCTACTATATGCAATTGTGTTCATTTCTTGTTACCATGTATTCCACCTGTGTAATATTAACTGTTCCCTTCTTTTTACCTCTTTTTCCCCGGCTCAGTGTAATGCTGACATTTTAATGCATGGTTCATCGCCTACGGGCTAATTTCAGTACTGTGTATTTTGTTTCCATCCATCCTACAGAATGTGTACGCAATCATATTGTTGCCGCTGCATCTCAACTTCGTTCTCAACATAGAGTGTTCTACGGTGCGAAGGTCGGCGATCCTCGATCTGGCTGTACGGTTTACCGGTGAGGGCCACATTGATGCGCCGCTATATTTTTCTTATCACATTTGttatgaaaattatagaaaaaaaaactctaCATGTGATGAATGAAGAAAATAGCATATAGTTGTGCCGCGGTGATGGCCGACTCTACAAAGTCGTTTTAAACAGGTGTTGTATCGATTATGTTAGCACTAGTTCATCAACCCGTGTGACACTAACTAATAAAAATTACTTAATATCAACTATTTTTTCTCTTTGCTGATGTTCTAAAATAATAGCTATTAATAGGTACTCTATAGATTCGGTTTTGATAATCTATCAATTATTGATTTTTAGGTATTTTTCATCCATATCTATCGCTACCGTCCATCATAAAAACACAACTGTTTTCTTTGTCTTAGGCTCCGAGTCGAAATGTCAACGGAGAATTCCCCGTCGGGGGTTACTGCCCTATCCCCGTCCCTGCGGGGGCAAATTTCCCCCGTCTCCGTCCCCGTGAAGGCTCATGGAGAGCACTTCTTCCCCATCCCTGTCCCCGCTCGGGGATTTAATCTCCGCGGGGATCCCCATCCCGTGAAGcacgctcgccgccgccgtcgtggaCGCCATCAACGAGCACCTCACCAGGCACGCCATAGTTCCGCCTTGGCTGCCGCGCTCGCCTCTGCCGCCGAAGCCACCCtcgccgtcgagctcgcctcTGCTCGCCGGATTGAGGAAGAGGGAGAGCAAGACGGCAGAGGCGAGCTCGGCAGCCGAGGCTCGCCGGATTCGGAATAGGAAGAGGGAGAGCAAGACGGAAGAGGTCGCGCTCGCCGAAGCTGCCGACGGCATAGGCGAGCTCGAGGTAGAGGGAGAGCAAGACGCGGGGCGCCCTCGCCGTCACTGCCACCCACCGCTATGCTCCCCCGTTCTCCCTCAGATCTGCTCCTCCCCGTGGACGCAGGTCGCTGCCGACGGCGCCCCGTGTCTTGCTCTCCACCTCGCCCCGCGCACCTGCTCTGCCCTcttgccctcctccgctctctctctctctcctccgccCTGTTCTTCCTCGCCTGGGTCGCCGCGGAAGCCGGCGCCCTGCGCCCTCCACTCCCTCCGTCTCTCATCTACGGGTTTAGAACGATGCGTGCAGGATTGAGGACGGGAGCCGGGAGCGTgtgagagcgagagcgagagagcaGCGGCGGCTACGGCTGTGGCTGGAGGATGGGAGTGACGGATGGGGAATTGAGGAATTAGGGTTGGATGGCGCGTTATATACCTCATTACAAAAGAGTGAACTTCATTACATGTCCCCGAAGTTAGTCGGTAGGTGTCGTATAGATCCCTAAAATCCCAAACTGTATATTTAGCTAGGTCCCTAAAGTTAGATCGGATCTCATTCAGGTCCAAACGGGTATTTACTTACCCGATAGCTGACATGGCACGCTGACTCAGCTCTTACATATATCTAACAGATGGTCCACGTGTCAGCGGCTAGGCTTAATCTTAGAAAAAAATCGTATTTTTTTTCCTATGacctcggatgaagataattctcatatgaaaattatagccctcgatgagatctacaactttctagttttcgATTTTGTCATTTGAGTTCATTAacatgattagaaaataatataaaatttcagcagcatATTAATCGCGTACCAAGCTTGCcaccttagaaaaattatatctttttatATGATATCGAATAAGGATATTTTGTACACAAAACTTGTAGCGCTagatgagatctacaattttgtggttttgaattttttttcaatTTGAGATCATTAAAATGATgaaaaaatattataaaattgcAGCAGTAAATTaatcaatttttttatttgagatcattaaaatgcttaaaaatattataaaattgcAACAGTAAATTAATCACGTACAAAACATGTCgctttagaaaaatcatatctttctagTATGGTTTTGGAATAAAGATACTTTATTTACGAAAAATAGTAGCACCGGAGGAGATCTACAACTCGCTAGTTTTAAGtcttttcatttgaggtcattaagatgctcaaaataTTATTATAAATATTGCTGCTGAaactttataatatttttagagtatcttaacgatctcaaataaaaattctcacatccagaaaattgtagatctcatcgagcactacaatttttatatacaaAGTACCTTTATCGGATATCGTACCAGAAAAATATTCGATGTTCCATTTGTGAAAAGAAAAGGTAGCTTTTTGATGTGGATGATGGGTCCCTGAGTACGACTGAATCTTGCTACCAGAGAACAATTTTAAATTAAGTGGACCATCACACAGAAGTGACATATGAATGGATGCCACGATTGTGGGTGCTCCAAGGGCATGTACAATCTAGCGGCGAGACACTAAAATTTTCTCTTGCCAGTTGCCACCATGTTAGAGAACTTTTTAGCACAAATCCATGCAATGGATAGGATCTAGATATAAAAAAAAATGCATACATGTGAGACCCATAAATAAACAAACAAAGCAAAACACACGAATTTTCATGTTGTGTTCCCATATCCTCAAACTGAAACAAATGAAGTGATTTCTTTATTCTCTTAACACTTCCTCTCTTCGCCGGTCTCTCAACCTTTCTCTCCTCCTGATTCCTTTTCTTAGGTATCTATCTACATGTACAAtggcttagagcatctccaagagttctacTGAAACTCACTCTAAATCGTCATTTAGAGAGTCATTTGTATAAATCTCGCTTTCACTCTCTAATAATTTTTGTGTATCTTGTGTTCACTCTAtagagtcattatcgttttctttctttggctagcgACAAATCCGTAATACAAGATTAATACAAGATTAAGAAGAAGTTAGAAGGTTTACACGTCCAACATCACATCACGGCGAGGTGCCATAAGCGATGGGATTGAACACGAACACAAGGCACCGCAAGGCGGTGAAACGCACGCTGTCGTACCTAACTAAGAAACTAAATGTGCGCCCGACGGGCTTGCGATGTTGAACGAATCCGTGCTCAAGGCGCCTGCGCCGCCGCCCACCTCCCGCGAGCACCAACCATGGGGAAGAGCTCCCGCATTGCCTCGCGCTTGAACGACGATAACGGCTCTTGGAACGTCTCGTGGAACCGAGTTGTGATGGTACGTCAGGTAATACAAGATTAATATATTTGGATAACTAATTAAAGAAGCTGTTGGATAATATTTTTTCACTAATTAAAATGTCTATTCAAGGAAATAGAGTCTCTTGTAGTTAGTCTTAAAACCGGAAAGAATCTAGAAAAATAGATTCTTAGTTCTCCTAGCATGGTTGCACATGACATCATTCCCGAGAGGGAGAGGTGAGCGCATATACATCAAACGTCATTCCGGAGAGGGAGAGGTGAAAATCCAGCTGATCCATCCACTACTAAACCCAATCATTAACCTTAGTGAACACATTATATTGTCCACGTACTCCATACAATTGTAGTataataatataataactaaTGCGTCAACGGACGATcctcaaaaatatatatataatagctaATATGAATGACGATGCAACGAAAATAAATAAACCAGCTAGACCTAGCATTGCTTgggtatatataataatatattatCTAATATACATGAGGCCATGCACGCATACGTACTCCATCAAGTCAACTGCTTGACGAGAAGCTCGACGAGAAGAGGGAGGCAGGTGGCTTTCATCTCCTCGAATCCACGGGTCTCCATGACCGCCTTCATACACCCAGGGCGAGCCATGAATTCCAAGCACGCTGCCTTGAGAGCCTGGCACCGGTGCTCCTCCGCGGCCACCAACGTGGCCGCCACCGTGCCGACGTCGATGCGCCTGCACAGCGCCTCCTCGCACATCTGCTTCAGCCTCTCCAGCTTGTACCTGTGCGCCGCCGCGAGCAGTCCCCGCGCCATCTccacgccgtcgccgtcgtcgccgtcCTGCTCCAGCTCCTGGGGCAGCGCGTCGGTGTACACGAAGTGGAGCATCGCCTTGAAAACCTTCGGCTCCATGCCTTTGATCTTCATCACGCGGCGGGCGGcaccctccttctccttctccttcttgctGCTGCTGGTTAGCGCGAGCAACTCCGCTTCCAGCACCGGCGACCGCGCCGCCAGCAGCCAGCCGTGCGCGTCGAACGTCTCCCCGGCGACGTCTATGACCACGTCCGCTCCGTGCTTCTGCTTCCACAGGAGGTCGCTGAGTTGCTGGTGCAGGTCGGACGGCGCGCGGCACCACGACGGTACTCACCGGAGcgccgtcgtcgttgtcgtcGGGCTCGGGCCAGTCTCTGATAGCGGTGATGTCGCACCTGATAGCGAAGCGGTCGTCCTTGAGGGCACCGGACTCGTGCAGGTCTTTCCACTTGACGAAGCCGTCGAATCCGATCGGAACAGTCGTTGATCCTGTCGGGATCGGACCACTCGGTGGGTGCAGCCAGAAGGCGCATAGTTCTTTCGAGCGGCTGTACCCGGGCACCGGGTCCCCGGCCTGATCGAGCAAGCTGAACTTGAACTGGACGGGATCGGTGTGCGGGGGGTGGTGGTGCTGGCCGCCATGGACGAGCTCGAGGTACAAGGAGATGCAATCATCGTCTCCTTCTTCCTGACGGCGGCCATTGGGGAAGTACAAGATCCGCCAGCTGTAGCCTGCCACCTCGAAAGCCTGGGACGGTGCCCACCACGCTTGGGGGAGCTTCCTTGACGCCGAGTAGACGTCGATGGTGAGCTTGTGGGAGCCGCTCACTTCGCGCATGAAGATGGTGGAGGCGGAGCGCGAGAGCTGCCGCGCAGCAGACGACAGGGCGAGAGCCGCCATGA
Proteins encoded in this region:
- the LOC136502918 gene encoding BTB/POZ and MATH domain-containing protein 1-like, with the translated sequence MAALALSSAARQLSRSASTIFMREVSGSHKLTIDVYSASRKLPQAWWAPSQAFEVAGYSWRILYFPNGRRQEEGDDDCISLYLELVHGGQHHHPPHTDPVQFKFSLLDQAGDPVPGYSRSKELCAFWLHPPSGPIPTGSTTVPIGFDGFVKWKDLHESGALKDDRFAIRCDITAIRDWPEPDDNDDGAPKHGADVVIDVAGETFDAHGWLLAARSPVLEAELLALTSSSKKEKEKEGAARRVMKIKGMEPKVFKAMLHFVYTDALPQELEQDGDDGDGVEMARGLLAAAHRYKLERLKQMCEEALCRRIDVGTVAATLVAAEEHRCQALKAACLEFMARPGCMKAVMETRGFEEMKATCLPLLVELLVKQLT